One part of the Paenibacillus silvisoli genome encodes these proteins:
- a CDS encoding ComEA family DNA-binding protein, whose translation MHTKRTRLDRQSLLIGLLIVAAAVLAVAAVARTKAAAPDGWVQVNAQVEQAIKPFEHDEPDRSASEKPPASEAAPIVEKQTATALPAKEQKSQPTARTGSADAAGSGKIDINHATAAELDALPGIGAAKAKSIVDDREKNGPFRSADDLLRVKGIGPKLLDKMKSFIVVQQ comes from the coding sequence AAACGAACCCGGCTTGACCGGCAGTCGCTGCTGATCGGTTTGCTTATTGTGGCAGCGGCCGTGCTGGCGGTGGCAGCTGTTGCCCGTACGAAGGCGGCCGCGCCTGATGGCTGGGTGCAAGTAAACGCGCAAGTTGAGCAGGCGATAAAGCCATTTGAGCATGATGAGCCGGATCGGAGCGCCAGTGAGAAGCCGCCTGCTTCCGAAGCAGCGCCGATCGTTGAGAAACAGACTGCTACTGCTTTGCCTGCTAAGGAACAGAAGAGTCAGCCAACTGCTCGCACCGGATCAGCGGATGCTGCCGGCAGCGGCAAAATCGATATTAATCACGCGACGGCCGCGGAGCTGGATGCTTTACCGGGAATCGGCGCCGCGAAAGCGAAGTCGATTGTAGACGATCGGGAGAAGAACGGTCCTTTCCGCAGCGCGGACGATTTGCTTCGCGTGAAAGGAATCGGTCCGAAGCTGCTCGACAAAATGAAATCTTTCATTGTTGTCCAGCAATGA
- a CDS encoding deoxycytidylate deaminase: protein MTEEVQDSARKDWDTYFMDIAYMVSTRSRCPRRHVGTVLVQGKKLLGTAYNGAPMGVADCSEDGCMIVEEFEMQQVGDTEQMMKKQRCIRTIHAEQNLLLFTDRIDREGSTVYVTDQPCWTCANMLANSGVREIVYHRAYAKDSDKVIALMRLKGIAFRNLAAYEPPAQAGMSVIS from the coding sequence ATGACCGAGGAAGTACAAGACAGCGCCAGAAAAGACTGGGACACTTATTTCATGGATATCGCTTATATGGTTTCGACGCGTTCCCGCTGCCCGCGCAGACATGTCGGAACCGTGCTGGTACAAGGCAAGAAGCTGCTGGGCACCGCCTACAACGGCGCTCCGATGGGCGTCGCGGATTGCTCCGAAGACGGCTGCATGATCGTCGAGGAATTTGAGATGCAGCAGGTCGGGGATACGGAGCAAATGATGAAAAAGCAGCGCTGCATCCGCACGATTCATGCGGAGCAAAATTTGCTTCTTTTTACAGACCGCATCGACCGGGAAGGTTCGACGGTTTATGTGACCGACCAGCCGTGCTGGACATGCGCGAACATGCTGGCCAACAGCGGCGTGCGCGAGATCGTGTACCACCGGGCATATGCGAAAGACAGCGATAAGGTGATCGCGCTTATGCGCTTGAAAGGAATTGCGTTTCGCAATTTGGCCGCCTACGAGCCTCCGGCTCAGGCAGGCATGAGCGTAATCAGTTAA
- a CDS encoding DNA internalization-related competence protein ComEC/Rec2: protein MIWGRRPLIWFTVCWVLGGSMAAGLTEAGAALGGASLLAAMAGLALLRRASWPLAAVCLAAFVLAAGQRMWVDAHNETALTDLQGEAVIEAELSGTIISPAEIDGDQVRFRVKADTIKLAGERDVRELGGERMQVQIRLAAQEELAAAAGWLRGSKVVVAGELAAPAAATNFGGFDYRAYLRGQRIHWQFSAEGAAVVRASSGPRWTAASMLGLVDAARTALGERMDRLYPDVQSGYMKGLVLGITDDLDPTVYRQFAQLGLTHILAISGLHVAVFLYALGGLLRLARLTRERMLLLLFAAVPLYVLLAGASPSVVRAGIMAMLGLAAARLHKLGDGLHLLAAAALAMLASDPYMLGNVGFQLSFLVTAGLILGVAPVRGCLPAGQRRITKALLDLLTVTAVAQAVSLPLTIYYFNAIHLLSIPANLVLVPFISFIVMPLGGASLLLGALWQPAGMLTAQAADLCNQLTFAFVDKLSGYMSLRLIWATPPMWWVAGYYAALGLGFAMLARRRSQRLAADVNDFIGGTVSAEDADNTQPLDALQPKAIPFIQIGTESPRRKRQTGALLAGSALMLSFLLWWAYYPDLGDRHAEVDFIDVGQGDAILVRTPGGKHLLIDGGGTVRFGGKEGWRERRDPFEVGRKLLVPLLQQRGVHEIDLLVVSHLDSDHIKGLHAVLETIPVKGILWNGTLKDSEDALKLLRTALSTEIPLYKSSVGLTWQLDAHTILQLLGGAPADSGQIPLVDDQNGQSVAFVLKLYDRSFLFAGDADVQEEERLMEQLQSDATASISTTSSSSKPPIDVMKLSHHGSKTSTSDEWLAYWKPKRAVISVGRNNSYGHPSPEVLARLAAVKLPINRTDTDGEVQFRVSPQGTLKHRQKIPGPKP, encoded by the coding sequence ATGATTTGGGGAAGACGGCCGCTGATTTGGTTTACGGTTTGCTGGGTGCTCGGCGGTAGTATGGCTGCCGGCTTAACGGAAGCAGGCGCTGCGTTGGGAGGGGCGTCGCTGCTTGCCGCAATGGCGGGGCTTGCGCTGCTGCGCCGCGCTTCGTGGCCGCTGGCTGCCGTATGTTTAGCTGCGTTTGTACTGGCAGCGGGACAGCGGATGTGGGTGGATGCGCATAATGAGACGGCGCTGACCGATTTGCAGGGTGAAGCTGTTATAGAAGCGGAGCTTAGCGGCACGATCATTTCACCGGCGGAAATCGACGGTGATCAGGTACGCTTCCGGGTAAAGGCGGATACGATCAAGCTGGCAGGTGAACGGGACGTCCGGGAGCTGGGCGGAGAGCGCATGCAAGTGCAGATAAGGCTTGCGGCGCAAGAGGAGCTTGCTGCAGCGGCCGGGTGGCTGCGCGGAAGCAAGGTCGTAGTCGCGGGGGAGCTGGCGGCGCCGGCGGCTGCCACCAATTTCGGCGGCTTCGACTACCGCGCGTATTTGCGCGGCCAGCGCATTCACTGGCAGTTCAGCGCGGAAGGCGCAGCCGTCGTGCGGGCGAGCTCCGGACCTCGGTGGACGGCCGCCTCCATGCTCGGCCTTGTCGACGCGGCGCGGACGGCGCTCGGCGAGCGCATGGACAGACTGTACCCGGACGTGCAGTCCGGGTACATGAAAGGCCTCGTCCTCGGCATAACCGACGACCTCGATCCCACCGTGTACCGCCAGTTCGCGCAGCTGGGCCTGACGCATATACTGGCCATTTCCGGCCTGCACGTCGCGGTGTTCCTCTACGCGCTCGGCGGCCTGCTGCGCTTGGCGCGGCTGACCCGGGAGCGCATGCTGCTGCTGCTCTTTGCGGCGGTGCCGCTGTACGTGCTCCTCGCAGGGGCCTCGCCGTCGGTCGTGCGCGCCGGCATCATGGCCATGCTCGGCCTCGCCGCCGCGCGCCTGCACAAGCTGGGCGACGGGCTGCACCTCCTGGCCGCCGCCGCGCTGGCCATGCTCGCTTCAGACCCGTACATGCTCGGGAACGTCGGCTTTCAGCTGTCGTTCCTCGTCACGGCGGGTCTGATTCTCGGCGTGGCGCCCGTGCGCGGCTGCTTGCCTGCCGGGCAGCGCCGGATAACCAAGGCGCTGCTCGATCTATTGACGGTCACCGCCGTGGCCCAGGCGGTCTCGCTGCCGCTGACGATCTACTACTTCAACGCCATCCATCTGCTCTCGATTCCGGCGAATTTGGTGCTGGTGCCGTTCATCAGCTTCATCGTCATGCCGCTCGGCGGCGCTTCGCTGCTGCTAGGCGCCTTATGGCAGCCTGCAGGCATGCTGACAGCCCAGGCCGCTGATTTGTGCAATCAGCTGACCTTCGCCTTTGTGGACAAGCTGAGCGGCTATATGAGCCTGCGGCTAATCTGGGCAACGCCTCCGATGTGGTGGGTGGCAGGTTATTACGCGGCGCTGGGGCTTGGTTTTGCCATGCTTGCTAGGAGAAGGAGCCAGCGGCTGGCGGCGGATGTGAATGATTTTATTGGTGGTACTGTTTCCGCCGAAGACGCCGATAACACGCAACCGCTCGACGCGCTCCAGCCGAAAGCCATCCCATTCATCCAAATCGGAACGGAATCTCCGCGCCGTAAACGCCAAACCGGAGCCCTGCTGGCAGGCTCGGCACTCATGCTGTCCTTTCTTCTATGGTGGGCCTATTACCCCGATCTTGGCGATCGGCATGCCGAGGTGGATTTTATCGATGTCGGCCAAGGAGATGCCATTCTAGTTCGGACGCCGGGCGGCAAGCATCTATTAATCGATGGGGGAGGTACGGTGCGGTTCGGAGGCAAGGAGGGCTGGCGGGAACGAAGGGATCCGTTCGAGGTCGGGCGAAAGCTGCTGGTGCCGCTGCTGCAGCAGCGAGGCGTGCATGAGATCGACCTGCTGGTCGTCTCGCATTTGGACAGCGATCATATTAAGGGGCTGCATGCGGTGCTAGAGACGATACCGGTCAAAGGCATCCTTTGGAACGGTACGCTGAAGGATTCCGAGGATGCGCTTAAGCTCCTTCGAACGGCGTTGAGCACGGAGATTCCGCTCTACAAGAGCTCGGTTGGACTGACTTGGCAGTTGGACGCCCATACAATATTGCAGCTGCTAGGCGGTGCGCCAGCAGACAGCGGTCAAATTCCGCTGGTCGACGACCAGAACGGGCAGAGCGTAGCCTTCGTTCTGAAGCTATACGACCGCAGCTTTCTATTCGCCGGCGACGCGGACGTTCAGGAGGAGGAGCGCCTGATGGAGCAGCTTCAGAGCGACGCGACAGCATCTATTTCAACAACATCATCATCATCTAAGCCGCCCATCGACGTCATGAAGCTATCCCACCACGGCAGCAAAACCTCCACATCCGACGAATGGCTGGCATACTGGAAGCCGAAGCGCGCCGTCATCTCCGTCGGACGGAACAACAGCTACGGCCATCCGTCTCCGGAAGTGCTGGCACGTCTCGCGGCTGTGAAGCTGCCTATTAACCGAACCGACACGGACGGAGAGGTTCAATTCCGGGTCAGTCCGCAAGGAACGCTGAAGCACAGACAAAAAATCCCCGGCCCAAAGCCGTAA
- a CDS encoding D-2-hydroxyacid dehydrogenase has protein sequence MGTIVSVHSFTDEQAAAIQAACPEYRYVNVAGFETEDAREALKSAEIILGFNRDVLKIVHADDNRLRWLQNLGAGVDHIPLERLQALGVTVTTASGVHPNGISESIFAMLLSLTRKVHVAIRNQQSQTWKSSKEMGEAHGKTISIVGAGAIGAETAKIAQAFGMRVLGVRRSGEPAQWFDEMYASDRLDEVLAQSDYIVNCLPLTKETRHLFGKAQFAAMKPSSIYINIGRGGTTDTEALIEALRNDRIAGAGLDVFEQEPLPKEHPLWSLDNVILTPHETGNTPYYMDRALAIVIENLEHYSSHGKPSRNVVDWQAQY, from the coding sequence ATGGGAACGATCGTATCGGTTCATTCATTTACTGATGAGCAGGCCGCGGCCATTCAAGCGGCTTGTCCGGAATATCGCTATGTAAACGTCGCCGGCTTCGAAACGGAAGATGCCAGAGAGGCTTTGAAGAGTGCGGAAATTATTTTAGGTTTTAACCGCGACGTGCTAAAAATCGTTCATGCCGACGACAACCGGCTGCGCTGGCTGCAAAACTTAGGCGCAGGCGTCGACCATATCCCGCTCGAGCGGCTTCAAGCGCTCGGGGTGACGGTGACGACGGCGTCCGGCGTTCATCCGAACGGCATTTCGGAGTCGATCTTCGCGATGCTGCTCTCCCTCACCCGTAAAGTGCATGTCGCGATCCGCAACCAGCAATCGCAGACGTGGAAGTCCTCGAAGGAGATGGGCGAAGCGCACGGCAAAACGATCTCTATTGTAGGCGCAGGCGCGATCGGCGCGGAAACGGCCAAAATCGCTCAAGCGTTCGGCATGCGCGTTCTCGGCGTCCGCAGATCGGGCGAACCGGCGCAATGGTTTGATGAGATGTATGCCTCCGACAGGCTGGATGAGGTGTTGGCCCAGAGCGACTACATCGTGAACTGCCTGCCGTTAACGAAGGAGACGAGGCATCTGTTCGGCAAAGCGCAATTTGCCGCTATGAAGCCGTCCTCGATCTATATCAACATCGGCCGTGGCGGTACGACGGACACGGAAGCGCTCATTGAAGCGCTGCGGAATGATCGAATCGCCGGCGCCGGACTGGATGTTTTTGAGCAGGAGCCGCTGCCGAAAGAGCATCCGCTCTGGTCGCTGGACAATGTCATCCTTACGCCGCACGAAACCGGCAACACGCCATATTATATGGATCGAGCGCTCGCCATTGTCATCGAGAATCTGGAGCATTATAGCAGCCATGGCAAACCGAGCCGCAACGTGGTCGACTGGCAGGCGCAATACTAG
- a CDS encoding RNA polymerase sigma factor — protein sequence MVEPGLIKAAQAGDGEALISLLREIENHVYRTAYYIVGNEQDAMDAAQEALIRIYTKIGTYEEKAQFKTWVQRIVTNICIDKFRRSKPTVSIDEHDMVFQDNTSVEEEVLSSYAAQDIRKAIDKLPEHHRAVVVLRYLQDFSYNEIADSLDLPLNTVKSYLFRARQQLQNYLHDYQRGGVRG from the coding sequence GTGGTAGAGCCAGGCCTTATCAAAGCCGCGCAAGCCGGCGATGGCGAAGCTCTTATTTCTCTATTGCGCGAGATTGAGAATCATGTTTACCGGACAGCCTATTATATTGTAGGCAATGAGCAGGATGCGATGGATGCCGCTCAGGAAGCACTTATCCGCATTTATACGAAAATCGGAACGTATGAGGAGAAAGCCCAATTCAAAACCTGGGTCCAGCGCATCGTTACGAATATATGCATCGATAAATTCCGTCGCAGCAAACCGACCGTTTCCATCGACGAGCATGACATGGTGTTTCAAGACAACACGTCCGTCGAGGAGGAAGTGCTTTCCTCCTATGCGGCGCAGGATATCCGCAAGGCGATCGACAAGCTGCCGGAGCATCATAGAGCGGTGGTCGTTCTGCGGTATTTGCAGGATTTTTCGTATAACGAAATCGCGGATTCGCTTGATTTACCGCTTAATACCGTAAAATCTTATTTATTTCGGGCTAGACAGCAGCTGCAGAATTATCTGCACGACTATCAGAGGGGAGGTGTCCGAGGATGA
- a CDS encoding anti-sigma factor family protein: MNCQEVMDYMQRQLDGDLDERETEILMTHTRHCPECAAMMERLEMLSSGLTSLPKVTPSYSLVDAILPRLAELQAAQEGPGADSQSVGGASQQSDMARRLQPSKRKWTDRFSMRAIGGVIAAGVIVGLFIVNYNPNRSLNDSDGNMTASSAEQFTASDDAAADTGAVMNQSANTSAANEAAPADEVTTETTEPSSSDNRVFFKSTEERNVDPNGETMPPLAAASDQNGEPTVKGNSPNFEVTGKSGGSEETDSANTKDTADNANAAQAEDGQAISKADDDKTVSDKEHTTDKMAIAPVPASPISKDEKYQAFIVEDSVRIYTVQDSLMVFSGEKRTGIANLHWSDDSSELTYEAKDVDGVLQTYSVDLKTQSEQLKSIK; the protein is encoded by the coding sequence ATGAATTGTCAAGAGGTGATGGACTATATGCAACGTCAGCTTGATGGCGACCTGGATGAACGGGAAACCGAAATCTTGATGACTCATACGCGGCATTGCCCGGAATGTGCAGCCATGATGGAGCGGCTTGAAATGCTTTCGTCCGGTTTAACGAGCCTGCCGAAGGTAACGCCGAGCTACAGCTTGGTGGATGCGATTTTGCCAAGACTGGCGGAGCTTCAAGCCGCGCAGGAAGGGCCGGGGGCCGATTCGCAGTCTGTTGGCGGCGCGAGCCAGCAGTCCGATATGGCAAGACGGCTGCAGCCGTCCAAACGGAAATGGACGGACCGTTTCTCGATGCGCGCGATCGGCGGCGTCATTGCGGCAGGCGTTATCGTCGGTTTGTTCATCGTGAACTATAATCCGAACCGCTCGCTTAACGATTCGGACGGCAACATGACGGCGTCATCCGCAGAGCAGTTTACCGCGTCCGATGACGCGGCTGCCGATACGGGAGCGGTCATGAACCAATCCGCAAATACGTCGGCGGCGAACGAAGCCGCTCCGGCCGATGAAGTTACAACGGAAACGACGGAGCCTTCATCTTCCGACAACAGAGTGTTTTTCAAGAGCACGGAAGAACGCAATGTCGACCCGAACGGCGAAACGATGCCGCCGCTTGCGGCAGCCTCGGATCAGAACGGCGAGCCGACGGTGAAAGGCAATTCGCCGAACTTTGAAGTAACCGGCAAGAGCGGCGGCAGCGAGGAGACCGATTCGGCGAATACGAAGGACACGGCGGACAATGCCAATGCGGCGCAAGCGGAAGACGGTCAAGCGATCAGCAAAGCGGACGATGACAAAACCGTTTCCGATAAGGAGCATACGACCGACAAGATGGCGATCGCGCCGGTTCCGGCGTCGCCGATCTCGAAAGATGAGAAGTACCAAGCTTTTATCGTCGAGGATTCGGTGCGCATCTATACGGTGCAGGATAGTCTGATGGTTTTCTCAGGCGAGAAGCGGACGGGGATTGCCAACCTGCATTGGTCCGACGACAGTTCGGAGCTGACGTATGAAGCCAAGGATGTGGATGGCGTCCTGCAGACTTACTCGGTCGATCTGAAAACGCAATCCGAGCAATTAAAATCTATCAAATAA
- the holA gene encoding DNA polymerase III subunit delta: MKDVMKEWKAGKFRPVYVLYGKDRYRMRQFVANLTEKLLPPEEQELGIVKFDTSESPVEEAVAEAETLPFFASRKLVLVRDAAVLAAASGKESKIEHGTDALIAYLKQPNESSVIVFQVMAEKLDERRKVVKLLKEQDALIPFQELQETELLQWTAKRAEEQGRTMSRDAAQLLLARTGTNMQQLAHEVDKLCLHAGSGGAIGVTDVEQLIVSTVEEDVFALIDAMASLQVERALKLYGELLLRREEPIKIAALIARQFRIMLQVKELEQHNYSPQQMAGQLGLHPYAVKLAAEKAKRFSAQTLGKHLSKLAELDYGMKTGRVDKTLGLELFLLSLAA; this comes from the coding sequence ATGAAGGATGTCATGAAGGAATGGAAGGCGGGCAAATTTCGTCCCGTCTACGTGCTATATGGGAAAGACCGGTACCGGATGCGGCAATTTGTCGCCAATCTAACGGAGAAGCTGCTGCCGCCGGAGGAACAGGAGCTTGGCATCGTCAAGTTCGATACGTCGGAGTCGCCGGTCGAGGAGGCGGTTGCGGAGGCGGAGACGCTGCCGTTCTTCGCCTCGCGCAAGCTGGTGCTCGTTCGTGATGCCGCGGTATTAGCCGCCGCATCCGGCAAAGAATCGAAGATCGAGCACGGTACGGATGCGCTGATCGCATATTTGAAGCAGCCGAACGAGAGCAGCGTGATCGTGTTCCAGGTCATGGCCGAGAAGCTCGACGAGCGACGCAAAGTCGTGAAGCTGCTGAAGGAGCAGGATGCGCTCATTCCGTTCCAGGAGCTGCAGGAGACGGAGCTGCTGCAATGGACGGCGAAGCGCGCCGAGGAGCAGGGAAGGACGATGAGCCGCGACGCGGCGCAGCTGCTCTTGGCCCGGACGGGCACGAACATGCAGCAGCTGGCTCACGAGGTGGACAAGCTCTGCCTGCATGCCGGAAGCGGCGGCGCGATCGGCGTAACGGACGTGGAGCAGCTGATTGTATCGACCGTGGAGGAGGACGTCTTCGCGCTGATCGATGCAATGGCCTCGCTGCAGGTCGAGCGGGCGTTGAAGCTGTACGGCGAGCTGCTGCTGCGTCGCGAGGAGCCGATTAAGATCGCCGCGCTCATCGCCAGGCAGTTCCGCATCATGCTGCAGGTGAAAGAGCTGGAGCAGCACAATTACTCGCCGCAGCAGATGGCCGGGCAGCTGGGCTTGCATCCGTACGCGGTCAAGCTGGCCGCGGAGAAAGCGAAGCGGTTCAGCGCGCAGACGCTCGGGAAGCATCTGAGCAAGCTGGCGGAGCTTGATTACGGCATGAAGACGGGGCGCGTCGACAAGACGCTCGGTCTGGAGCTGTTTCTGCTGTCGCTGGCCGCATAA
- the rpsT gene encoding 30S ribosomal protein S20, whose protein sequence is MPNIKSAVKRVKTIEKRRALNASQKSALRTAVKAADQAVVATDVEAAKAALINATKKLDKAVTKGLIHKNAAARKKSRLAKKLNALSAQA, encoded by the coding sequence ATGCCAAACATTAAATCCGCAGTCAAACGCGTTAAGACAATCGAGAAACGCCGCGCTTTGAACGCTTCGCAAAAATCAGCTCTTCGCACGGCCGTTAAAGCTGCTGACCAAGCTGTTGTTGCAACTGATGTTGAAGCTGCTAAAGCAGCTCTGATCAATGCTACGAAAAAGCTGGACAAAGCTGTAACTAAAGGCCTGATTCATAAAAATGCAGCTGCTCGCAAGAAGTCGCGCTTGGCTAAAAAGCTTAACGCACTTAGCGCTCAAGCCTAA
- the gpr gene encoding GPR endopeptidase, protein MSELDLQQFNVGIDLALEAKELAESTGNGPIPGVLSEVSEDDGITITRLQVTTEEGSRIMGKMMGNYVTFEVPELRKQDTVLQDRVATKLAQEFADFLERIGVSKTANVLIVGLGNWNVTPDALGPIVVENALVTRHFFELMPNEVAPGYRNVSAVAPGVLGITGIESSDIVQGIVDRSKPDLIIAIDALASKALERVNTTIQIADTGIHPGSGIGNKRRGITKEILGVPVVAIGVPTVLYASTIVSNSIDLMREHLKKHANQADGFMGLLDSIDENERLQLVREALGPLGHDLLVTPKEIDQFIEDIANIVASGLNAALHEAVDKSNVAAYTH, encoded by the coding sequence ATGAGTGAGCTTGACCTGCAACAGTTTAACGTAGGCATCGACTTGGCGCTGGAAGCGAAAGAATTAGCCGAATCCACGGGGAACGGCCCGATTCCCGGCGTGCTGTCGGAGGTTTCGGAGGATGATGGCATTACGATCACGAGACTGCAGGTAACAACGGAGGAGGGCTCCCGCATCATGGGCAAAATGATGGGGAATTACGTGACCTTCGAGGTGCCGGAGCTGCGCAAGCAGGATACGGTGCTGCAGGACCGCGTGGCGACGAAGCTGGCGCAGGAGTTCGCCGATTTTCTCGAGCGGATCGGCGTCAGCAAGACGGCTAACGTGCTCATCGTGGGACTTGGCAACTGGAACGTCACCCCTGACGCCCTCGGCCCGATCGTCGTCGAGAATGCGCTCGTGACCCGGCATTTCTTCGAGCTGATGCCAAACGAAGTAGCGCCCGGCTACCGCAACGTCAGCGCCGTCGCGCCCGGCGTGCTCGGCATTACGGGGATCGAGTCGAGCGATATCGTTCAGGGCATCGTCGACCGGTCGAAGCCCGACCTGATTATCGCGATCGACGCGCTCGCTTCCAAGGCGCTGGAGCGGGTCAACACGACGATTCAAATCGCCGATACCGGCATTCACCCGGGCTCGGGCATCGGCAATAAGCGGCGCGGCATTACGAAGGAAATTCTCGGCGTGCCGGTCGTCGCGATCGGGGTTCCGACCGTGCTGTACGCCTCGACGATCGTCAGCAACAGCATCGACTTGATGCGCGAGCATCTGAAGAAGCATGCGAATCAAGCGGACGGCTTTATGGGGCTGCTCGATTCGATCGACGAGAACGAGCGTCTGCAGCTTGTCCGCGAGGCATTGGGGCCGCTGGGTCACGACTTGCTCGTTACGCCGAAGGAGATCGACCAGTTTATCGAGGATATCGCCAACATCGTCGCGAGCGGCTTGAACGCGGCGCTGCATGAAGCGGTCGACAAGTCGAACGTCGCCGCGTATACGCACTAA
- the spoIIP gene encoding stage II sporulation protein P, producing MKRMIVTLNLAKSSMRLRQLLVAGRTFALLSLGSMILVLVVGIGAILHQNTASSPVSLMKGLAASVSGGLFKDMLSMEIPGTGEGEERSAINGRQISTFLVRLLTDINPADPKSLLASQYPGLADDDTVILRPTSGTDASVEPQDHNEIPDSQGEGGPDDVISDSGRPDFETPADDEPAPDETETDPANEKPDTTESTPPKQDEPAKPTTGGRNVVFIYHSHSRESWFPEIGSKKYAESSVKNISLLGKRLATQLKQNGIGALQSSTDYPTTIKDYNWNLSYKYSKKTVQEAMASNKDLTFYFDIHRDSQRRKNTTVTIDGKDYAQVFFIIGLGNANWKKNEAFANKIQEKMEKEYPGLSRGILGKSSKSGNGEYNQSLSPDSVLIEIGGVDNTLKESYRTVDVLAKIIADLYWDAEKVNAPANK from the coding sequence ATGAAACGAATGATCGTTACCTTGAACCTTGCCAAGAGCAGCATGCGATTGCGGCAGTTGCTTGTAGCCGGCCGAACCTTTGCCCTGTTATCGCTCGGATCGATGATCCTTGTTCTTGTAGTCGGAATCGGTGCCATTCTGCATCAAAATACGGCATCGTCGCCGGTGTCCTTGATGAAAGGCCTCGCCGCATCGGTGTCCGGCGGATTGTTTAAAGACATGCTCTCGATGGAAATACCGGGCACGGGAGAGGGCGAGGAACGATCTGCCATCAACGGCCGCCAGATCAGCACGTTTCTGGTCCGGCTGCTGACCGACATCAATCCCGCCGATCCGAAAAGCCTGCTGGCGAGCCAGTATCCGGGCCTGGCCGATGACGACACCGTCATCCTGCGGCCAACCTCCGGCACGGATGCGTCGGTCGAGCCGCAGGACCATAACGAGATTCCGGATTCGCAAGGCGAAGGCGGCCCGGACGACGTCATCTCCGATTCCGGCCGTCCCGACTTCGAAACGCCTGCCGATGACGAACCAGCTCCCGACGAAACCGAGACGGATCCCGCGAATGAGAAGCCCGATACGACGGAATCGACGCCGCCGAAGCAGGATGAGCCGGCCAAGCCGACAACCGGCGGCCGCAATGTCGTGTTCATCTACCATTCCCACAGCAGGGAATCTTGGTTCCCTGAAATCGGAAGCAAGAAATATGCCGAATCCTCGGTCAAAAATATTTCGCTTCTCGGCAAAAGACTCGCGACGCAGCTGAAACAGAACGGCATCGGCGCGCTTCAATCGTCAACGGATTATCCGACGACGATTAAAGATTACAATTGGAACCTATCCTATAAGTATTCGAAGAAAACGGTTCAAGAGGCAATGGCCTCGAACAAGGACTTGACCTTTTACTTCGATATTCACCGGGATTCCCAGCGCCGCAAAAATACGACGGTCACGATCGACGGCAAAGACTACGCGCAAGTATTCTTTATCATCGGCCTCGGCAACGCCAATTGGAAGAAGAACGAAGCGTTCGCCAACAAGATTCAAGAGAAGATGGAGAAGGAGTATCCCGGCCTGTCGCGCGGCATCCTGGGCAAATCCTCCAAGAGCGGCAACGGCGAATACAACCAGTCGCTCTCGCCGGACAGCGTCCTCATCGAGATCGGCGGCGTCGACAATACGCTGAAGGAATCATACCGCACGGTAGACGTGCTTGCGAAAATCATCGCCGATCTCTACTGGGATGCGGAGAAGGTCAACGCGCCGGCAAACAAATAA